In Bosea vestrisii, the following are encoded in one genomic region:
- the holA gene encoding DNA polymerase III subunit delta, giving the protein MAMVKAHEADRALARPDPSWRLFLFYGPDAGLISERAAALARSSVDDPQDAFQLIRMDGDAVASDPLKLVDEANTIGLFGGRRAIRVSPTSRLLLAAVEPLLATPSQDAIVIVEAGDLQKSNPLRTACERAKSALAVPCYGDAARDLGTIVDEMARAAGKSIDRTTRDLLTSLLGGDRQTSRQEIDKLILYAGKDPALTVDHVEAVVGDTAQREQAGVVDAVFAGRLPSLDLALAKLAGEGLDQGVLLGAVLRHALALLKAKLAIEGGKPAREAVGAMRMPYPRLATAEAALNAWPATRLRDAVTILGAAILAVRRDGDMARSIAARALWTLSRMSGKSR; this is encoded by the coding sequence ATGGCAATGGTCAAGGCGCATGAGGCCGATCGCGCGCTTGCGCGTCCGGACCCATCCTGGCGCCTGTTCCTCTTCTATGGTCCCGATGCCGGGCTGATCTCCGAACGGGCCGCAGCGCTGGCCCGCAGCAGCGTTGACGACCCGCAGGACGCCTTCCAGCTGATCCGCATGGACGGCGACGCCGTCGCCTCCGATCCGCTGAAGCTGGTCGATGAAGCGAACACGATCGGACTGTTCGGCGGGCGCCGCGCAATCCGCGTCTCGCCGACCTCACGGCTTCTCTTGGCGGCCGTCGAACCGCTATTGGCGACGCCATCGCAGGACGCAATCGTGATCGTCGAGGCTGGCGACCTGCAGAAGAGCAACCCGCTGCGAACCGCCTGCGAACGCGCGAAATCGGCGCTTGCCGTACCCTGCTATGGCGATGCTGCCCGCGACCTCGGCACGATCGTCGACGAGATGGCGCGGGCAGCCGGCAAGAGCATTGATCGAACCACCCGCGATCTCCTGACCAGCCTGCTTGGCGGTGATCGCCAGACCTCACGGCAGGAGATCGACAAGCTGATCCTCTATGCCGGCAAGGACCCGGCCCTGACGGTCGATCATGTCGAAGCCGTCGTCGGAGATACAGCGCAACGCGAACAGGCGGGGGTGGTCGATGCCGTCTTCGCCGGCCGCCTACCGAGCCTCGATCTCGCCCTCGCCAAGCTCGCCGGCGAGGGGCTCGACCAGGGCGTGCTGCTCGGCGCGGTGCTGCGCCATGCGCTTGCTTTGCTGAAGGCGAAGCTGGCGATCGAGGGCGGCAAGCCAGCGCGCGAAGCGGTCGGTGCCATGCGAATGCCCTATCCGCGCCTCGCAACGGCGGAAGCAGCGCTCAATGCTTGGCCGGCAACCCGGCTGCGCGATGCCGTGACCATCCTTGGAGCAGCGATCCTGGCCGTGCGCCGCGACGGCGACATGGCGAGGTCCATCGCTGCGCGCGCGCTATGGACGCTCAGCCGGATGTCCGGCAAGAGCCGCTGA
- the rsmG gene encoding 16S rRNA (guanine(527)-N(7))-methyltransferase RsmG, giving the protein MGDNRDRSHAFRLTPVSRETEERLVILVEELRRWQKAKNLVSGATLDEVWTRHIADSLQLLGPVPGARNWLDLGSGGGFPGLVLGIRLAELGGHIDLVESNARKCAFLRHAARLTGAPVTVHNARIEDVVDEFAGKVDAVTARALAPLPLLLDWCKELLRTGVTGVFPKGQHLEAELTAASKYWKIQATTFPSLTDSAAGILVIRGVEKRAD; this is encoded by the coding sequence ATGGGGGATAACAGGGATCGCAGTCACGCTTTTCGCTTGACGCCTGTTTCACGTGAAACAGAGGAGCGCCTCGTCATTCTGGTCGAGGAGCTGCGGCGCTGGCAGAAAGCGAAGAACCTTGTCTCGGGCGCGACCCTGGACGAGGTCTGGACCCGGCATATCGCGGACTCGCTGCAATTGCTCGGTCCTGTACCGGGTGCTCGGAATTGGCTGGACCTTGGCTCGGGGGGCGGTTTTCCAGGCCTGGTGCTGGGCATCAGGCTTGCCGAACTGGGCGGCCATATCGACCTGGTCGAGAGCAATGCCCGCAAATGCGCCTTCCTGCGTCATGCCGCCCGGCTGACCGGGGCGCCAGTGACGGTGCATAACGCCCGCATCGAGGACGTGGTCGATGAATTTGCCGGCAAGGTCGATGCCGTGACGGCGCGGGCACTGGCGCCGCTGCCGCTGCTGCTCGACTGGTGCAAAGAGCTGTTGAGAACCGGGGTGACGGGAGTCTTTCCCAAGGGACAACATCTAGAGGCGGAATTGACCGCCGCGTCTAAATATTGGAAGATTCAGGCCACAACGTTTCCATCCTTGACGGATTCGGCGGCCGGCATCCTGGTGATACGCGGCGTCGAGAAACGGGCCGATTGA
- a CDS encoding YggS family pyridoxal phosphate-dependent enzyme codes for MAMQDVAARLQETRAVIARTARDFGRKPEAVTLVAVSKTKPADAILPALEAGQIDFGENYVQEATAKWPALRKRFPQTRLHMIGPLQSNKAREAVALFDLIHSLDRESLAKELAREIERAGKAPQLIVQVNTGAEPQKGGVLPGEIDSFLELCRTRYGLTIAGLMCIPPAEDQPSPHFGLLAKIAKRNGLTILSMGMSADYEAAIQLGATHVRVGSAIFGARG; via the coding sequence ATGGCGATGCAGGATGTTGCGGCAAGGCTGCAGGAGACGCGGGCGGTGATCGCTCGCACCGCGCGCGATTTCGGCCGCAAGCCGGAGGCCGTTACGCTGGTCGCGGTCTCCAAGACCAAGCCGGCGGACGCGATTCTGCCAGCGCTGGAGGCCGGGCAGATCGATTTCGGCGAGAACTATGTCCAGGAGGCCACGGCCAAGTGGCCAGCCCTGCGCAAGCGTTTCCCGCAAACCAGGTTGCACATGATCGGGCCGCTGCAGTCAAACAAGGCCCGCGAAGCTGTCGCGCTCTTCGACCTGATCCACTCGCTCGACCGCGAAAGCCTTGCCAAGGAGCTCGCCCGCGAGATCGAGCGCGCGGGCAAGGCACCGCAGCTGATCGTGCAGGTCAATACCGGTGCCGAGCCGCAGAAGGGCGGCGTCCTGCCCGGGGAGATCGACTCCTTCCTCGAGCTGTGCCGGACCCGCTATGGCCTGACGATCGCTGGGCTGATGTGCATTCCCCCGGCCGAGGATCAGCCCTCGCCGCATTTCGGCCTGCTCGCCAAGATCGCCAAGCGCAACGGCCTGACGATCCTGTCGATGGGCATGAGCGCCGATTACGAGGCGGCGATCCAGCTTGGCGCCACCCATGTCAGGGTCGGCAGCGCGATCTTCGGCGCACGCGGCTGA
- the lptE gene encoding LPS assembly lipoprotein LptE produces MTRRRPLAVAVVLAFAALAGGCFQPLYGEGTVSRVGGNVRNAMLGIEVPEIKGLVGHHLRNELVFEFDGGGAPDRQKILKLTATTTESLEVITVDYANGRADSAVLVATADWQLVRAGSNEVVASGQSVVRAPYERSQQRFASLRAARDAQIRAAKNLAQLIKARVAAALVSG; encoded by the coding sequence ATGACGCGCCGCCGCCCGCTGGCGGTCGCGGTCGTGCTGGCCTTTGCCGCGCTCGCTGGCGGCTGCTTTCAGCCGCTCTATGGCGAAGGCACAGTCAGCAGGGTCGGCGGCAATGTCCGCAATGCCATGCTCGGCATCGAAGTGCCCGAGATCAAGGGCCTGGTCGGCCATCATCTGCGCAACGAGCTCGTCTTCGAGTTCGACGGTGGCGGTGCGCCGGACCGGCAGAAGATCCTGAAACTCACCGCGACCACGACCGAATCGCTCGAAGTCATCACGGTCGACTACGCCAATGGCCGCGCCGATTCGGCCGTCCTGGTCGCCACTGCCGACTGGCAACTGGTCCGTGCCGGTTCTAACGAGGTGGTGGCTTCCGGCCAAAGCGTCGTCCGGGCGCCTTATGAGCGCTCGCAGCAGCGTTTCGCCTCGCTGCGCGCCGCGCGCGACGCCCAGATCCGCGCCGCGAAGAACCTGGCTCAATTGATCAAGGCTCGCGTCGCCGCTGCACTCGTCAGCGGCTGA
- a CDS encoding ParB/RepB/Spo0J family partition protein has product MVEEQGRSRLGRGLAALIGDVGDEIGALERARGQRKVPVEFLRPNARNPRKTFNDAELEDLAASVRERGILQPIIVRSIPGMIDAYEIIAGERRWRAAQRAELHDVPVILVEANDREALEIAIVENVQRADLNAMEEAAGYERLIAEFDYTQNDLAKVIGKSRSHVANTLRLSKLPEPVKQMVSEGSVSAGHARALLAVSEPEQIAKRIVEQGLTVRDIERLGQDEARSENKPVRAAAPKPEKDPDTRAVEKALEEALGLGVSIQHRANGGGEMKISYKTLEQLDALCRRLKA; this is encoded by the coding sequence ATGGTCGAGGAACAGGGACGTTCGCGTCTTGGCCGAGGTCTCGCCGCTTTGATCGGCGATGTCGGAGATGAGATCGGCGCCCTCGAGCGCGCGCGTGGTCAGCGCAAGGTTCCGGTCGAGTTCCTGCGTCCGAATGCGCGCAACCCGCGCAAGACCTTCAACGACGCCGAGCTGGAGGACCTTGCGGCCTCGGTGCGCGAGCGCGGTATCCTGCAGCCGATCATCGTGCGCTCTATTCCGGGCATGATCGACGCCTATGAGATCATCGCTGGCGAGCGGCGCTGGCGTGCGGCGCAGCGCGCCGAACTGCACGATGTTCCGGTCATTCTGGTCGAGGCCAATGACCGTGAGGCCCTAGAGATCGCGATTGTCGAGAATGTCCAGCGCGCGGATCTCAATGCGATGGAAGAGGCGGCCGGCTATGAGCGGTTGATCGCCGAGTTCGACTACACACAGAACGATCTAGCCAAGGTGATCGGCAAGAGCCGCTCGCATGTCGCGAACACGTTGCGCCTGAGCAAATTGCCTGAGCCCGTCAAGCAAATGGTCAGCGAAGGCTCGGTTTCGGCCGGTCACGCCCGAGCGCTGCTTGCTGTTTCGGAACCGGAACAGATCGCGAAACGCATTGTTGAGCAAGGGCTTACCGTCCGCGATATCGAGCGGCTCGGCCAGGACGAAGCGCGCAGCGAGAACAAGCCCGTCCGAGCGGCCGCTCCGAAGCCGGAGAAGGATCCGGACACACGCGCGGTCGAGAAGGCATTGGAAGAAGCGCTCGGCCTCGGAGTGTCGATCCAGCATCGTGCCAATGGCGGCGGTGAGATGAAGATCAGTTACAAGACGCTGGAGCAGCTCGACGCGCTCTGCCGCCGGCTGAAGGCCTGA
- a CDS encoding ParA family protein, with protein sequence MTDSQPISIPVRPRVLALANQKGGVGKTTTAINLGTALAAIGEKVLIIDLDPQGNASTGLGVDRKSRRASTYDVLCGDIGLGMAMQATAVPNLFLAPSTLDLLGVELEIAGAKDRAHRLKKAIDELVDDQRCSDLTYILIDCPPSLSLITINAMTAADAVLVPLQCEFFALEGLSQLLKTVEQVRAGLNPRLIIQGVVLTMYDPRNNLSGQVMADVRDFLGDKVYETVIPRNVRISEAPSYGKPALLYDLRCAGSQAYLKLASEVIRRERTLRAAA encoded by the coding sequence ATGACCGATTCTCAGCCTATCTCTATTCCCGTGCGTCCGCGCGTGCTGGCTCTCGCCAACCAGAAGGGCGGGGTCGGCAAGACCACGACTGCGATCAATCTCGGGACCGCGCTCGCCGCCATCGGTGAGAAGGTGCTGATCATCGACCTCGACCCGCAGGGCAACGCCTCGACCGGCCTCGGGGTCGACCGGAAGAGCCGGCGAGCTTCGACCTACGACGTGCTCTGTGGCGATATTGGATTGGGCATGGCGATGCAGGCCACTGCTGTTCCCAATTTGTTCCTGGCGCCATCGACACTCGATCTGCTAGGGGTTGAGCTTGAGATCGCCGGTGCCAAGGATCGAGCGCACCGCCTGAAGAAGGCGATCGATGAACTGGTCGACGACCAGCGCTGCAGCGACCTGACTTATATCCTGATCGACTGCCCGCCCTCGCTGAGCCTGATCACGATCAACGCCATGACGGCCGCGGATGCGGTACTGGTGCCGCTGCAGTGCGAGTTCTTTGCATTGGAGGGCCTCAGCCAATTGCTCAAGACGGTCGAGCAGGTGCGCGCCGGCCTCAATCCACGTCTGATCATCCAGGGCGTCGTGCTGACCATGTACGATCCGCGCAACAACCTGTCCGGTCAGGTCATGGCCGATGTACGCGATTTTCTCGGCGACAAGGTCTACGAGACGGTGATTCCGCGCAATGTGCGGATCTCAGAAGCGCCGTCCTATGGCAAGCCGGCGCTGCTCTATGATTTGCGCTGCGCGGGTTCTCAGGCCTATCTGAAGCTGGCCTCAGAGGTGATCAGGCGCGAGCGCACCTTGCGCGCCGCCGCCTGA
- the leuS gene encoding leucine--tRNA ligase, with product MAVERYNPKEAEPKWRKVWDERKLFETRNDDPRPSYYVLEMFPYPSGRIHMGHVRNYAMGDVVARYKRAKGFAVLHPMGWDAFGLPAENAAKANKVHPRDWTYANIATMRGQLQSMGLSLDWSRELATCDASYYQHQQKLFLDFLKAGLVDRKTAKVNWDPVDETVLANEQVIDGRGWRSGAPVELRELTQWFFKITAFGQELNDALDGLTRWPDKVRLMQKNWIGRSEGLLVRFAIESNPLSQGEVEVYTTRPDTLFGAKFIAVAPDHPLAKAAAETNPALQNFIAECKKTGTAQEAIDKAEKQGFDTGLRAIHPFDSSWTLPVYVANFVLMEYGTGAIFGCPAHDQRDLDFVNKYGLGNTPVVCPEGVDPASFVITDTAYVDDGRMINSRFLDGMTIPEAKEDVARRLEAETRGNRPVAQRKVNFRLRDWGISRQRYWGCPIPIIHCESCGVVPVPEQDLPVKLPDDVSFDKPGNPLDHHPSWKHVACPQCGKPARRETDTMDTFVDSSWYFARFTDPWRTDSPTDRKAVDRFLPIDQYIGGVEHAILHLLYSRFFTRAMKATGHAGLDEPFDGMFTQGMVVHETYRAEDGSWVEPGNVRIETTGNERRGFDVETGTPIEIGSIEKMSKSKKNVVDPDDIIASYGADTARWFMLSDSPPDRDVIWSDEGVQGAARFVQRLWRLVAEIGERVGGAPAKPASFSEPALALRKASHRALHAVGADIERLAFNRCVAHIYTLTNAIGKALDAAAESADVPADIAFALHESAMIATQLVAPMMPHLAEECWRALGLPGLAGEAAWPEAETNLLQDDSKVLPVQVNGKKRAEVTVPADADTVAVEAIVRASEAVAKALENRPIRKVIVVPGRIVNVVV from the coding sequence ATGGCCGTCGAACGCTATAATCCGAAGGAAGCCGAGCCGAAATGGCGCAAGGTCTGGGATGAGCGCAAGCTTTTCGAGACCCGCAACGACGATCCGCGGCCAAGCTATTACGTGCTCGAAATGTTCCCCTATCCATCGGGGCGCATCCATATGGGGCATGTCCGCAACTACGCGATGGGCGACGTCGTCGCGCGCTACAAGCGCGCCAAGGGTTTTGCCGTGCTGCACCCGATGGGCTGGGACGCCTTCGGCCTGCCGGCCGAGAACGCCGCCAAGGCCAATAAGGTCCACCCGCGCGACTGGACCTACGCCAACATCGCGACCATGCGCGGCCAATTGCAGTCAATGGGCCTGTCGCTCGACTGGAGCCGCGAGCTCGCCACCTGCGACGCCAGCTATTACCAGCACCAGCAGAAGCTCTTCCTCGATTTCCTGAAAGCCGGGCTCGTCGATCGCAAGACCGCCAAGGTCAACTGGGACCCGGTCGACGAGACCGTGCTCGCCAATGAGCAGGTCATCGACGGCCGCGGCTGGCGCTCGGGCGCGCCGGTCGAGCTTCGCGAGCTGACGCAGTGGTTCTTCAAGATCACCGCGTTCGGCCAGGAGCTGAACGACGCGCTCGATGGGCTCACCCGCTGGCCGGACAAGGTCCGACTGATGCAGAAGAACTGGATCGGTCGCTCGGAAGGGCTGCTGGTTCGTTTCGCAATCGAATCGAATCCACTGAGTCAGGGCGAAGTCGAGGTTTACACGACGCGCCCCGACACGCTGTTCGGCGCCAAGTTCATCGCGGTTGCGCCCGACCATCCTTTGGCCAAGGCCGCTGCCGAAACGAATCCGGCGCTGCAGAACTTCATTGCAGAATGCAAGAAGACCGGGACCGCCCAGGAGGCCATCGACAAGGCCGAGAAGCAGGGCTTCGATACCGGCTTGCGGGCTATCCATCCCTTTGATTCGTCATGGACTTTGCCGGTCTATGTCGCCAACTTCGTCCTGATGGAATATGGCACCGGCGCGATCTTCGGCTGTCCGGCCCACGACCAGCGCGACCTCGACTTCGTCAATAAGTATGGGCTCGGGAACACCCCTGTCGTCTGCCCTGAGGGCGTGGACCCGGCAAGCTTCGTCATCACCGACACCGCCTATGTCGACGACGGCCGCATGATCAACTCGCGCTTCCTCGATGGCATGACCATTCCGGAGGCGAAAGAAGACGTCGCCAGGCGGCTGGAGGCCGAAACCCGCGGCAACCGGCCGGTCGCACAACGCAAGGTCAATTTCCGCCTGCGCGACTGGGGCATTTCGCGCCAGCGCTATTGGGGTTGCCCGATCCCGATCATCCATTGCGAGAGCTGCGGCGTCGTGCCGGTGCCGGAACAGGATCTGCCAGTCAAGCTTCCCGACGACGTCTCCTTCGACAAGCCCGGCAACCCGCTCGACCATCATCCGAGCTGGAAGCATGTCGCCTGCCCGCAATGTGGCAAGCCGGCGCGACGCGAGACCGACACCATGGACACTTTCGTCGATTCGTCCTGGTATTTCGCGCGCTTCACCGATCCTTGGCGCACCGACAGCCCGACCGACCGCAAGGCCGTCGACCGTTTCCTGCCGATCGACCAATATATCGGCGGCGTCGAGCATGCGATCCTGCACCTGCTCTATTCGCGCTTCTTCACAAGGGCGATGAAGGCGACCGGCCATGCCGGCCTGGACGAGCCTTTTGACGGCATGTTCACGCAAGGCATGGTCGTCCACGAGACCTATCGGGCTGAGGACGGTTCCTGGGTCGAGCCCGGCAATGTCCGCATTGAGACGACCGGCAACGAGCGCCGCGGCTTCGACGTCGAGACCGGAACCCCGATCGAGATCGGCTCGATCGAGAAGATGTCGAAGTCCAAGAAGAATGTCGTCGACCCTGACGACATCATCGCCTCCTATGGCGCCGACACCGCGCGCTGGTTCATGCTCTCCGACTCGCCGCCCGATCGCGACGTGATCTGGAGCGACGAAGGCGTGCAGGGCGCAGCCCGCTTCGTCCAGCGGCTCTGGCGCCTGGTCGCCGAGATCGGCGAGCGGGTGGGCGGGGCGCCCGCCAAGCCGGCGAGCTTCTCGGAACCCGCGCTCGCCTTGCGCAAGGCAAGCCATCGCGCTCTTCACGCTGTCGGTGCCGATATCGAGCGGCTCGCCTTCAACCGTTGCGTCGCGCATATCTACACGCTGACCAACGCGATCGGCAAAGCTCTCGACGCTGCAGCCGAGTCGGCCGATGTCCCGGCGGATATCGCCTTCGCGCTGCATGAATCCGCCATGATCGCCACGCAGCTTGTCGCCCCGATGATGCCGCATCTGGCCGAGGAATGCTGGCGGGCTCTCGGCTTGCCGGGTCTCGCCGGCGAAGCCGCCTGGCCCGAGGCGGAAACGAATTTGTTACAAGATGACAGCAAGGTGCTGCCGGTACAGGTCAACGGCAAGAAGCGGGCGGAGGTGACGGTGCCCGCCGATGCCGATACGGTGGCGGTCGAGGCGATCGTGCGCGCCTCCGAGGCTGTCGCCAAAGCTCTCGAGAACCGGCCGATCCGCAAGGTGATCGTGGTGCCGGGGAGGATCGTGAATGTCGTCGTCTGA